In a single window of the Acyrthosiphon pisum isolate AL4f chromosome X, pea_aphid_22Mar2018_4r6ur, whole genome shotgun sequence genome:
- the LOC103309475 gene encoding uncharacterized protein LOC103309475: MALVDANYNFIFVDVGCQGRISDSGVYRNTDLWKKFEHEQLMLPADEPLPVKTNMLPHVFVVDSAFALNKHMMKPYSGVYDEGNKKRVFNYRLSRARRVVENASGIMSSVFRVFRRPMLLNPEKSDKYNNVCIAAQFFKKK, encoded by the coding sequence ATGGCACTAGTTGAtgctaattataattttattttcgttgaTGTCGGGTGTCAAGGAAGAATAAGTGACAGTGGTGTATATCGAAACACAGATTTATGGAAAAAATTTGAACATGAACAGCTTATGCTTCCAGCAGATGAACCACTTCCTGTCAAGACCAATATGTTACCACATGTATTCGTAGTGGATAGCGCATTTGCTCTAAATAAGCATATGATGAAGCCGTATTCTGGTGTTTATGACGAGGGCAATAAAAAAAGAGTATTCAATTATAGATTATCTAGGGCACGAAGAGTGGTAGAGAATGCCTCTGGTATAATGTCATCAGTTTTTAGAGTATTCAGACGTCCAATGTTACTCAATCCCGAAAAAAGTGACAAATATAACAATGTGTGCATTGCTgcacaattttttaagaaaaagtaa
- the LOC103309477 gene encoding zinc finger protein 271-like: protein MNDFTSCSAKKKYSCDVCNKSFTYKSSLTTHQLTHTKKKLYPCDVCFKSFSQSGHLTTHRRTHTGEKPYICDVCVKSFNESGTLRKHRRTHTGEKPYACDVCELSFSQSGTLTCHRRTHTGDKSFACDICDKSFAESSSLTSHRRTHTGEKPYACDVCDMSFSQSCNLTTHRRTHTGDKPYICDVCEKSFAKVCTLKTHRQTHTGEKPYACDVCDMSFSQSGSLTSHRRTHTGEKPFACDICDKSFAESSSLTSHRRTHTGEIPFACDICHKSFAVSSSLTSHRRTHTGEKPYACDVCDMSFSQSCNLTTHRRTHTGDKPYNCDVCDKSFSKSGTLTSHRRTHTGDKPYICDICDKSFSECGTLKKHQRTHTGEKPYACDVCEKSFSESGTLEKHRRTHTGEKPYACDVCDKSFSQSCNLTTHRRTHTGEKPYICDVCDKSFSQSSSLTSHRRTHTGEKPYACDVCDKSFSKSGTLTSHRQTHTGEKPFACDKCDKSFAESSSLTSHRRIHTGEKRYACDVCDMSFNQSCNLTTHRRTHTGEF, encoded by the coding sequence atgaatgatTTCACTAGTTGCTCAGCAAAGAAAAAGTACTCGTGTGACGTTTGTAATAAATCCTTTACTTATAAAAGCAGCTTGACTACACACCAGCTGACGCATACGAAGAAGAAACTTTACCCGTGTGATGTCTGCTTCAAGTCATTCAGTCAAAGTGGCCATCTGACAACACATCGACGGACACACACAGGCGAGAAACCATACATATGTGATGTATGCGTAAAATCATTCAATGAAAGTGGCACATTAAGGAAACATCGACGTACccacacaggagagaaaccaTACGCCTGCGATGTATGTGAGCTGTCGTTCAGTCAAAGTGGGACATTGACCTGTCATCGACGAACCCACACGGGTGATAAATCATTTGCGTGCGATATATGTGACAAGTCGTTTGCTGAAAGTAGCTCACTGACGAGTCATCGACGAACCCACACGGGCGAGAAACCAtacgcgtgcgatgtatgcgacatgTCCTTCAGTCAAAGTTGCAATTTGACAACACATCGACGGACCCACACGGGTGATAAACCATACATATGCGATGTTTGCGAAAAATCATTTGCTAAAGTGTGTACATTGAAAACACATCGTCAGACCCACACGGGCGAGAAACCAtacgcgtgcgatgtatgcgacatgTCTTTCAGCCAAAGTGGCTCATTGACGAGTCATCGACGGACccacacaggagagaaaccaTTTGCTTGCGATATATGTGACAAGTCGTTTGCTGAAAGTAGTTCACTGACGAGTCATCGACGAACCCACACAGGAGAGATACCATTTGCATGCGATATATGTCACAAGTCGTTTGCTGTAAGTAGTTCATTGACGAGTCATCGACGGACCCACACGGGCGAGAAACCAtacgcgtgcgatgtatgcgacatgTCTTTCAGTCAAAGTTGCAATTTGACAACACATCGACGAACCCACACGGGTGATAAACCATACAACTGCGATGTATGTGATAAATCATTCAGTAAAAGTGGGACATTGACGAGTCATCGTCGGACCCACACGGGTGATAAACCATACATATGCGATATATGCGATAAATCATTTAGTGAATGTGGCACATTGAAGAAACATCAACGTACccacacaggagagaaaccatatgcgtgtgatgtatgcgaaaaaTCATTCAGTGAAAGTGGCACATTGGAGAAACATCGACGTACccacacaggagagaaaccatatgcgtgcgatgtatgcgatAAATCATTTAGTCAAAGTTGCAATTTGACAACACATCGACGGACCCACACGGGCGAGAAACCATATATATGTGATGTATGTGATAAATCATTCAGTCAAAGTAGCTCATTGACGAGTCATCGACGGACCCACACGGGCGAGAAACCAtacgcgtgcgatgtatgtGATAAGTCATTCAGTAAAAGTGGGACATTGACGAGTCATCGACAGACccacacaggagagaaaccaTTTGCTTGCGATAAATGTGACAAGTCGTTTGCTGAAAGTAGTTCATTGACGAGTCATCGACGGATTCACACAGGAGAGAAACGAtacgcgtgcgatgtatgcgacatgTCTTTCAATCAAAGTTGCAATTTGACAACACATCGACGGACCCACACAGGAGAATTCTGA
- the LOC103309476 gene encoding uncharacterized protein LOC103309476: protein MEWSNELVLEFLDLYEQEPCIWNPKHSQYKIRNSVHDSWENISINLSVPYSISDLKKKKDSLMATFRKLINKVKASKKMGSGLDDIYKPDWFAYKAMAKFLHSVNQPNTTKSSELNVFRLNNK, encoded by the coding sequence atggAGTGGTCAAATGAACTAGTCTTAGAATTTCTGGATCTGTATGAACAAGAACCTTGTATCTGGAATCCAAAACACTCACAATACAAAATTCGCAATTCCGTACATGATTCGTgggaaaatatttcaataaatctcAGTGTACCATATTCAATAAGTGACTTAAAAAAGAAGAAAGATTCGTTGATGGCCACATTCAGGAAACTCATTAACAAAGTTAAAGCAAGTAAAAAAATGGGTTCGGGATTAGATGACATCTACAAACCTGATTGGTTCGCATACAAAGCAATGGCCAAGTTTCTACATAGCGTGAACCAACCTAATACCACCAAAAGTTCAGAGTTAAATGTAttcagattaaataataaataa
- the LOC107883775 gene encoding KRAB-A domain-containing protein 2-like: MDIMDNHKLIVPLKACETKIIYYVKNEELYDIMYEAHIKIVYMFNAKPNKKFRKKGILIKPIISREINSRCQVDLDHLTKFTQLRPLKSKTAEEDAHHLLNIFLIFGAPNILHSDNGREFVNKVISELCSMWDGVNIVHGKPRHSQKQGSIERANQDFQNILRAMMKDNDTTK; the protein is encoded by the exons ATGGATATTATGGATAATCATAAACTAATCGTGCCGTTAAAAGCATgtgaaactaaaattatttactatgtaAAGAACGAAGAACTATACGACATTATGTATGAAGCTCATATAAAAATTG tttatatgttCAATGCCAAACCAAACAAAAAGTTCCGAAAAAAAGGTATTCTAATCAAACCTATTATAAGTCGTGAAATTAATTCTCGGTGTCAAGTAGACTTG gatCACCTAACCAAATTTACTCAATTAAGACCTCTAAAATCTAAAACTGCAGAAGAAGATGCACatcacttattaaatatatttcttattttcggTGCgccaaatattttacattccGACAATGGACGAGAGTTCGTAAATAAAGTTATATCAGAGCTGTGTTCAATGTGGGATGGTGTAAATATTGTGCATGGTAAACCACGCCACAGCCAAAAACAAGGATCCATCGAAAGGGCAAACCAAGATTTCCAAAATATACTGAGAGCTATGATGAAAGATAATGACACTACAAAATAG